One part of the Raphanus sativus cultivar WK10039 chromosome 7, ASM80110v3, whole genome shotgun sequence genome encodes these proteins:
- the LOC108817207 gene encoding caffeoylshikimate esterase translates to MALRTAKLLLFSPLHIKHLSSITNIIRFGDKGRTVWQRKSSMAPTAKVDNDDELRRVKDVNKDEAPARRHVRDSFKDIQLNLDHILFKTPGDGIKTKESYEVNSRGVEIFSKSWLPEASSRPRALVCFCHGYGDTCTFFFEGIARRLALSGYGVFAMDYPGFGLSEGLHGYIPSFDLLVEDVIEHYSNIKENPEFSSLPSFLFGQSMGGAVSLKIHFKQPNAWTGAVLVAPMCKIADDMVPPPVLKQILIGLANVLPKHKLVPQKDLAEASFRDVRKRKLTPYNVVCYSGKPRLRTAVEMLRTTQEIEQQLHKVCLPILILHGEADRVTDLSVSRELYEKAKSSDKKIVVYKDAYHSLLEGEPDEMILRVLSDVISWLDDHSLAS, encoded by the exons ATGGCTCTGAGAACAGCAAAGCTCTTGCTTTTCAGTCCTTTACACATTAAGCATTTGTCATCAATCACTAACATTATTC GGTTTGGAGATAAGGGAAGAACCGTGTGGCAAAGGAAGAGCTCGATGGCTCCGACGGCGAAGGTAGACAACGATGATGAGCTCCGTCGAGTCAAAGATGTTAACAAGGACGAAGCTCCGGCGCGCCGTCACGTTCGCGATTCCTTTAAAGATATTCAGCTTAATCTCGATCATATCCTCTTCAAG ACACCAGGCGATGGGATTAAGACAAAGGAG TCTTATGAGGTGAATTCAAGAGGAGTTGAGATCTTCTCGAAAAGCTGGCTTCCTGAAGCTTCTTCTAGGCCCAGAGCTCTTGTTTGTTTCTGCCATGGTTATGGAGATACCTGCACTTTTTTCTTCGAAG GGATTGCAAGGAGATTGGCATTGTCTGGATACGGAGTTTTCGCTATGGATTATCCAGGATTCGGGTTATCAGAAGGCTTGCACGGCTACATCCCTAGCTTTGATCTTCTTGTTGAAGATGTCATTGAACACTACTCCAACATCAAAG AGAATCCTGAGTTTAGTTCTCTGCCGAGCTTTCTCTTTGGGCAGTCAATGGGTGGAGCCGTGTCGCTCAAAATACATTTCAAGCAACCAAATGCTTGGACCGGTGCAGTCTTGGTAGCACCCATGTGCAAA ATTGCAGATGATATGGTTCCGCCACCAGTATTGAAACAGATTTTGATCGGTCTAGCTAATGTTCTACCGAAACATAAGCTGGTTCCCCAAAAGGATTTAGCAGAAGCAAGTTTTAGAGATGTCAGGAAGAGAAAATTG ACACCATACAACGTCGTTTGTTACAGCGGCAAGCCGCGTCTACGGACCGCTGTAGAGATGCTCAGAACAACTCAGGAGATCGAGCAACAGTTGCACAAG GTGTGTTTGCCAATACTGATACTACACGGAGAGGCTGATAGAGTGACGGACCTATCAGTGAGCAGAGAGCTTTATGAGAAAGCGAAAAGTTCAGACAAGAAGATAGTTGTGTATAAAGATGCTTACCATTCTCTGCTGGAAGGGGAACCTGACGAAATGATCCTCCGTGTCTTGTCTGATGTTATCTCCTGGCTTGACGACCATAGCCTTGCAAGTTGA